A stretch of the Nitratifractor salsuginis DSM 16511 genome encodes the following:
- the pgm gene encoding phosphoglucomutase (alpha-D-glucose-1,6-bisphosphate-dependent), translating into MPHPLAGQPVPPGDLVDIPRLISDYYTLHPDPTIPEERISFGTSGHRGSALKRSFNEDHILAVTQAVCDYRKEQKIDGPLFLGRDTHALSLPAFRTALEVLAANDVEVHIAGEEEYTPTPLVSRAILQHEETQGQKADGIVITPSHNPPEDGGFKYNGPDGGPADTHITAWIEERANDYLSRKLEGVRRLDFEEVLASESVAVYDFVGEYVKRLGEIVDMEAIKKAGIRIGADPLGGSALPVYQAIRDYWGIDLTLLNPRVDPTFSFMRLDHDGRIRMDCSSPWVMKGLEEHKGEYDLIVANDTDADRHGIVTRSGGLMNPNHYLSVAVGYLSEYRGWEPEKMIGKTLVSSSMIDRVAESFGRKVYEVPVGFKWFVPGLISGELCYGGEESAGASFLRYDGRAWSTDKDGLIMTMLAAEIMAVTGKDPAEIYREYEKRFGRAYYRRIDAPADRELKARLKALDPKDITDKELAGEAIEAIYTRAPGNDAPIGGLKIVTAHGWVAMRPSGTEEIYKIYAESFLSEEHLERLLAEAQSIVDRLKD; encoded by the coding sequence ATGCCACATCCTCTTGCCGGGCAGCCGGTTCCTCCCGGGGATCTTGTCGATATTCCCCGGTTGATCAGCGACTACTATACCCTCCATCCCGATCCCACGATTCCTGAAGAGCGTATCAGCTTCGGCACTTCCGGTCATCGCGGGAGCGCTCTGAAGCGCAGTTTCAACGAAGACCACATCCTCGCCGTCACCCAGGCGGTCTGTGATTACCGCAAAGAGCAAAAGATCGACGGGCCCCTTTTCTTGGGGCGGGATACCCATGCCCTCTCTCTCCCCGCCTTTCGCACGGCACTGGAAGTTTTGGCGGCCAACGATGTGGAAGTTCACATCGCCGGAGAGGAGGAGTATACCCCCACACCCCTCGTCTCCCGGGCGATCCTTCAGCACGAAGAGACGCAGGGACAGAAGGCCGACGGAATCGTCATCACGCCCTCCCACAATCCACCCGAAGACGGCGGTTTCAAATACAACGGCCCCGACGGCGGGCCGGCCGACACCCACATCACCGCCTGGATCGAAGAGCGGGCCAACGACTATCTGAGCCGGAAGCTCGAAGGGGTCCGACGTCTCGATTTCGAGGAGGTATTGGCCTCGGAGAGTGTCGCGGTCTACGATTTCGTCGGCGAATATGTCAAGCGCCTGGGCGAAATCGTGGATATGGAGGCGATCAAAAAAGCGGGCATCCGCATCGGCGCCGATCCCCTTGGAGGGAGCGCCCTGCCGGTTTATCAGGCAATCCGGGATTACTGGGGGATCGATCTGACCCTGCTCAATCCGCGGGTCGATCCCACCTTCTCCTTTATGCGTCTGGACCACGACGGCAGAATACGGATGGATTGCTCCTCTCCCTGGGTGATGAAGGGGTTGGAGGAGCACAAGGGAGAGTACGACCTGATCGTCGCCAACGATACCGACGCCGACCGCCACGGGATCGTCACCCGCAGCGGAGGGTTGATGAACCCCAACCACTATCTCAGCGTGGCGGTGGGCTATCTCAGTGAATACCGCGGCTGGGAGCCCGAGAAAATGATCGGCAAAACCCTGGTCTCCAGCTCTATGATCGACCGGGTGGCCGAGAGCTTCGGGCGAAAAGTCTACGAAGTGCCCGTGGGCTTCAAATGGTTCGTGCCGGGCCTGATCTCGGGAGAGCTCTGTTACGGAGGCGAGGAGAGCGCCGGAGCCAGTTTCCTCCGCTACGACGGTCGTGCCTGGTCTACCGACAAGGATGGGCTCATTATGACGATGTTGGCGGCGGAGATTATGGCGGTAACGGGCAAGGACCCCGCGGAGATTTATAGGGAATACGAGAAGCGTTTCGGCAGAGCCTACTATCGGCGCATCGATGCTCCGGCGGACCGGGAACTCAAAGCCAGGCTCAAGGCTCTCGATCCCAAAGATATCACCGACAAAGAGTTGGCCGGCGAAGCGATCGAAGCGATCTATACCCGGGCACCGGGCAACGACGCCCCCATCGGCGGCCTCAAGATCGTCACGGCCCACGGCTGGGTGGCGATGCGCCCCTCCGGTACGGAAGAGATCTACAAGATCTATGCCGAGAGTTTCCTGAGTGAAGAGCATCTGGAGCGTTTGCTGGCCGAGGCCCAGTCGATCGTCGACAGACTCAAAGATTGA
- a CDS encoding glucose-6-phosphate isomerase yields MIDYTIDWMPENGAELEANMNEAFEKIVEERERGISGYYFLPQDSRMIVEEVEATLLPTQTVQEADTVVVIGIGGSSLGAKALDGVLRSITPEAKRMVFLENPDPVEVSEKLESIDPDKSLFCIISKSGGTIETTTLYKIVLDRFGLRPESEHKERLFVITDEGSILHRYAEEHGIKSYFIPHNVGGRFSVLSAVGMVPLTLAGYKTCDILKGAQQIVKAFFDRQADHILQKGVFYAGHWQDYPMNVLFAYGSFLEDFAKWYVQLWGESLGKIDAQGERVGLTPLGHIGSVDQHSFLQLIMEGPRDKTVTFLKVEHFPTEITIPDISLKHIEKNDYINGHSLGELLDGECEATWESIRSQGVPTDGIVLDRISEENLGELILYYELLTSVAGATLGIDTYNQPGVELGKKILVKKFH; encoded by the coding sequence ATGATCGACTATACCATCGACTGGATGCCCGAAAACGGAGCAGAGCTCGAAGCGAATATGAACGAAGCCTTCGAAAAGATCGTCGAGGAGCGGGAGCGGGGGATCAGCGGTTACTACTTCCTGCCCCAGGATTCGCGGATGATCGTCGAAGAGGTGGAAGCGACGCTCCTGCCGACTCAGACCGTTCAGGAGGCGGATACGGTGGTAGTGATTGGTATCGGCGGTTCCTCCCTGGGAGCCAAAGCCCTTGACGGCGTGCTGCGCTCCATCACTCCCGAGGCGAAGCGGATGGTCTTTTTGGAAAATCCCGATCCGGTAGAGGTCTCGGAAAAACTCGAGAGTATCGATCCGGACAAGAGCCTCTTTTGCATCATTTCCAAATCGGGCGGGACCATCGAGACGACAACCCTCTACAAGATCGTCCTGGATCGCTTCGGGCTCCGTCCGGAAAGTGAGCACAAAGAGCGGCTCTTCGTCATTACCGACGAGGGTTCGATCCTTCACCGATACGCCGAGGAGCACGGGATCAAGAGTTACTTCATCCCCCACAATGTCGGCGGGCGCTTTTCGGTGCTCAGTGCTGTGGGGATGGTCCCGCTGACCTTGGCGGGCTACAAGACTTGCGATATCCTCAAAGGAGCCCAGCAGATAGTGAAAGCCTTTTTCGACCGCCAGGCCGACCATATCCTGCAAAAAGGGGTCTTCTACGCCGGGCACTGGCAGGATTATCCTATGAACGTCCTCTTCGCCTACGGGTCCTTTCTGGAGGATTTCGCCAAATGGTATGTGCAGCTCTGGGGAGAATCCCTGGGCAAAATCGATGCCCAGGGAGAGAGGGTAGGGCTCACACCTCTGGGCCATATCGGCTCGGTCGACCAGCACAGCTTCCTGCAGCTGATTATGGAGGGCCCCCGGGACAAAACGGTCACCTTCCTGAAGGTCGAGCATTTTCCCACCGAGATCACCATCCCGGATATCAGCCTGAAACATATCGAAAAGAACGACTACATCAACGGCCACAGTCTGGGAGAACTTCTCGACGGAGAGTGCGAAGCGACCTGGGAGAGTATCCGCAGCCAGGGAGTGCCGACCGACGGCATCGTCCTGGATCGCATCAGCGAGGAGAATCTGGGAGAGCTGATCCTCTACTACGAGCTCTTGACCTCAGTGGCCGGAGCGACGCTCGGGATCGATACTTATAATCAACCCGGCGTGGAGCTGGGCAAAAAAATTCTCGTCAAAAAATTTCACTAA
- the hemE gene encoding uroporphyrinogen decarboxylase — protein sequence MSDKIFIDACFGRPTPYTPVWMMRQAGRYLPEYRKVREKAGTFLDLCHNPELAAEVTLQPVDIVGVDAAILFSDILVVPNEMGMKLDFVAGEGPVFADPIRSREDLDRLIGGKEAAEKLTYVYETIKIVRERLADDKAFIGFAGAPWTLATYMIEGQGTKTYTLCKKMMYTDPELLHAILRKVTDVVKLYLEKQIESGVDAVQIFDSWASAIEPSKYDEFSWKYMVEIAKYLKEKYPHIPVILFPKGIASFVERGWVYGNFDVFGVDWGTPMALAKEKLGERYVLQGNMEPCRLYSKEATKECVSSLAELMKDGRHIFNLGHGILPDVPVENAKYFVSLCKELSRR from the coding sequence ATGAGCGACAAAATCTTTATCGACGCCTGTTTCGGGCGCCCCACCCCCTATACCCCTGTCTGGATGATGCGCCAGGCAGGCCGCTACCTGCCCGAATACCGCAAAGTACGGGAAAAGGCCGGCACTTTCCTCGACCTCTGCCACAATCCCGAATTGGCGGCGGAGGTGACCCTGCAGCCTGTGGATATCGTGGGTGTGGATGCGGCGATCCTCTTCAGCGACATCCTCGTCGTCCCCAACGAAATGGGGATGAAACTCGATTTCGTCGCCGGGGAAGGCCCCGTTTTCGCCGATCCCATCCGCAGCCGTGAAGATCTCGACCGGCTCATCGGCGGCAAAGAGGCGGCGGAGAAACTCACCTACGTCTATGAAACGATCAAAATCGTCCGGGAGCGCCTGGCCGACGACAAAGCCTTCATCGGATTCGCCGGAGCCCCCTGGACCCTGGCGACCTACATGATCGAAGGCCAGGGGACCAAGACTTATACCCTCTGCAAAAAGATGATGTACACCGATCCCGAGCTGCTCCACGCCATTTTGCGCAAAGTGACCGATGTGGTAAAGCTCTATCTGGAGAAGCAGATCGAGTCCGGAGTGGACGCGGTGCAGATCTTCGACAGCTGGGCTTCGGCGATCGAACCGAGCAAATACGACGAGTTCAGTTGGAAATATATGGTGGAGATCGCCAAATATCTCAAGGAAAAATATCCCCACATCCCCGTGATCCTCTTCCCCAAGGGGATCGCCTCTTTTGTCGAGCGGGGATGGGTCTACGGCAACTTCGACGTCTTCGGCGTCGACTGGGGGACCCCTATGGCTCTGGCCAAGGAGAAGCTGGGTGAGCGCTACGTCCTCCAGGGCAATATGGAACCCTGCCGTCTCTACTCCAAGGAAGCGACCAAAGAGTGTGTCTCATCTCTGGCCGAGCTGATGAAAGACGGCCGCCACATCTTCAACCTCGGCCACGGGATCCTGCCCGACGTGCCTGTAGAAAACGCCAAATACTTCGTCAGCCTCTGCAAGGAACTCAGCCGACGCTAG
- a CDS encoding 6-phosphofructokinase, producing MALAIMGSGGDAPGMNAAVKKFVDYLYDRGETPHLIYDGLEGLIDGKIKKAEHKDVAGILHRGGCVIRSSRSKRFYDYEYRKQAYENLQKNGIDGLVVLGGDGSFRAMDVFSKEFPVNFVGIPTTIDNDIYGTDYCLGVDTALNTIRDALDKIYDTASTFNRAFVVEVMGRECGYLAVISAMGSGAEVCVIPEVAFNRPVAEARLKREIANGRNYILAIVAEGTKKTQEIAEWIEKDLGFETRVTVLGHIQRGGAPSSYDRLMAFEFAVRAVDHLLESQRSNKVVVYQNGHFDLLEIDTVVSNKYQLNPRHLAMLNILD from the coding sequence ATGGCACTGGCGATAATGGGATCGGGGGGAGACGCCCCCGGAATGAATGCGGCGGTCAAGAAGTTCGTCGATTATCTTTACGACCGGGGGGAGACGCCCCATTTGATCTACGACGGCCTGGAAGGGCTCATCGACGGCAAGATCAAAAAGGCCGAGCACAAAGATGTGGCGGGGATTCTCCACCGGGGAGGGTGCGTCATCCGCTCCTCACGCTCGAAACGCTTCTATGATTACGAGTACCGCAAACAGGCTTACGAAAACCTGCAGAAGAACGGTATCGACGGATTGGTCGTCCTGGGGGGAGACGGCTCCTTCCGGGCTATGGATGTCTTCAGCAAGGAGTTTCCGGTCAATTTCGTCGGCATTCCCACGACCATCGACAACGATATCTACGGCACCGACTACTGCCTGGGGGTCGATACGGCTCTGAACACAATCCGTGATGCTCTCGACAAGATCTACGACACCGCTTCGACCTTCAACCGGGCCTTCGTCGTGGAGGTGATGGGCCGGGAGTGCGGCTATCTGGCGGTCATCTCTGCGATGGGATCGGGGGCCGAAGTCTGTGTGATCCCGGAAGTGGCTTTCAACCGTCCCGTGGCCGAAGCGCGCCTCAAAAGGGAGATCGCCAACGGCCGTAACTACATTCTGGCCATCGTTGCCGAGGGGACGAAGAAGACTCAGGAGATCGCCGAGTGGATCGAGAAAGATCTGGGATTCGAGACTCGCGTGACAGTACTCGGGCATATCCAGAGGGGAGGGGCCCCGAGCAGTTACGACCGCTTGATGGCTTTCGAATTTGCCGTTCGCGCAGTCGATCACCTACTGGAGAGTCAACGATCCAATAAAGTGGTGGTCTATCAAAACGGTCATTTCGATCTCCTGGAGATCGATACGGTCGTCAGTAACAAATATCAACTCAATCCCCGGCATTTGGCAATGCTGAATATATTGGATTGA
- a CDS encoding aspartate-semialdehyde dehydrogenase, whose amino-acid sequence MSRAYNIAVVGATGAVGEEIFRILEEQNFPVGEVLPLSSARSAGAEIEFKGKKYKTEELTETVFDGRDIDIAFFSAGGSVSARFAPYAVEAGAVVIDNTSHFRMDPRVPLVVPEINPEDISMWRETGIIANPNCSTIQMVLALKPLYDLYGGIERVDVATYQATSGAGKSGMEELVQQMQDFFAFRLDESKHEAFFHQIALNVIPQIDSPQPNGYTREEMKMVNETNKILHADLAVSATCVRVPVLRSHSEAVTVTFPEHVEVDVDKVRLALSEFPDVEVQDDLEHGIYPMPITATDTDITYVGRIRRDLFAPNILHMWVVADQLRVGAATNAVRIAQKWIEMEEV is encoded by the coding sequence ATGAGTCGTGCGTACAATATTGCCGTCGTCGGTGCCACCGGTGCCGTCGGTGAAGAGATCTTTCGGATTCTCGAAGAGCAGAACTTTCCCGTGGGGGAGGTCCTCCCACTCTCCAGCGCCCGCAGTGCCGGGGCGGAGATCGAATTCAAAGGCAAAAAATATAAAACGGAAGAGTTGACCGAAACCGTCTTCGACGGAAGGGATATCGACATCGCCTTCTTCAGCGCCGGCGGCAGCGTCTCGGCACGTTTTGCCCCCTATGCCGTGGAGGCGGGAGCGGTGGTCATCGACAATACGTCCCATTTCCGTATGGACCCCAGAGTCCCCCTGGTCGTTCCCGAGATCAACCCCGAAGATATCAGTATGTGGCGGGAGACGGGGATCATCGCCAACCCCAACTGCTCCACGATCCAGATGGTCCTGGCCCTCAAACCCCTCTATGATCTCTATGGCGGGATCGAGCGGGTCGATGTGGCCACCTACCAGGCCACCAGCGGTGCGGGAAAGAGCGGGATGGAGGAGCTGGTGCAGCAGATGCAGGACTTCTTCGCCTTCCGCCTCGACGAGAGCAAGCATGAAGCCTTCTTCCATCAGATCGCCCTCAACGTCATCCCCCAGATCGACTCTCCCCAGCCCAACGGCTATACGAGAGAGGAGATGAAAATGGTCAACGAGACCAACAAGATTTTGCATGCCGACCTCGCCGTCAGTGCCACCTGTGTGCGGGTGCCTGTGCTGCGCAGCCACAGCGAAGCGGTCACGGTCACCTTCCCCGAGCACGTGGAAGTGGATGTGGATAAAGTGCGCCTGGCTCTGAGCGAATTTCCCGATGTGGAAGTGCAGGATGATCTGGAGCACGGCATCTATCCTATGCCCATCACCGCCACCGATACGGACATTACCTATGTCGGGCGGATCCGCCGGGATCTCTTCGCACCCAATATCCTCCATATGTGGGTCGTCGCCGACCAGCTGCGTGTCGGTGCAGCCACCAACGCGGTGCGCATCGCCCAGAAATGGATCGAAATGGAGGAGGTGTAA
- the glgP gene encoding alpha-glucan family phosphorylase, with product MKAQELFPYTFDEAFKRPVAYFSMEFAIDQALKTYSGGLGFLAGSHMRSVNDRRQNTIGVGILWSYGYYDQGRHEDNTLKVEYRRKFYYFLKETGITVEVEINGKPVFVKAYLLPAETFESAPVILLSTDIFENDHLSRTITHKLYDANEETRVAQEIVLGIGGTRVLKALGLDIDIYHLNEGHALPLAFELMKEYPELEELKKHIVFTTHTPEMAGNETHDAHFLERMGFFNGFSLDEVREKLDYHDADFSLTVGALKVSKRANAVSKIHEKVANEMWKNVPGRCEIISITNAQNMRYWSDKQLMSWMLEHEDYQLVGRKKHLKHQLFEEVADQTGKLFDPDVLTLVWARRFAEYKRPKLLIRDMERFKALIHNSEYPIQIIWAGKPYPLDQQAINEFNDLVRMSREFKNVAVLTGYELRLSKLLKQGSDVWLNTPRWGREASGTSGMSAGINASVHFSIDDGWHAEFGKDGVNSFTIPHADPSLPVEEIDRIDYERMMEKLEKVILPTYYDQPDKWLEIVKNGMNDIYIGFNTQNMVERYYKELYNYEPETEG from the coding sequence ATGAAAGCACAAGAGCTCTTTCCCTATACATTTGATGAAGCCTTCAAACGCCCTGTCGCCTATTTCTCGATGGAGTTCGCCATCGACCAGGCTCTCAAAACCTATTCGGGCGGGCTCGGATTTTTGGCAGGTTCGCATATGCGCAGCGTCAATGACCGGCGGCAAAACACCATCGGCGTCGGCATTCTCTGGAGCTACGGCTACTACGATCAGGGGCGACACGAAGACAATACACTCAAGGTCGAATACCGGCGCAAGTTCTACTATTTTCTCAAAGAAACCGGCATTACCGTGGAGGTGGAGATCAACGGCAAGCCGGTATTCGTCAAAGCCTATCTCCTGCCGGCGGAGACCTTCGAATCGGCACCGGTGATCCTGCTCAGCACCGATATTTTCGAAAACGATCACCTCTCCAGAACCATTACCCACAAACTCTACGACGCCAACGAAGAGACCCGGGTCGCCCAAGAGATCGTCCTGGGGATCGGCGGGACCCGGGTGCTCAAGGCTTTGGGGCTCGATATCGACATTTATCATCTCAACGAGGGGCATGCCCTGCCGCTGGCTTTTGAGCTCATGAAGGAGTATCCCGAACTCGAAGAGCTCAAGAAACACATCGTCTTCACCACCCATACCCCCGAAATGGCGGGGAACGAAACCCACGATGCCCACTTCCTGGAACGGATGGGCTTCTTCAACGGTTTCTCTCTGGACGAAGTGCGTGAAAAGCTCGATTACCACGATGCGGATTTCTCCCTCACCGTCGGAGCACTCAAAGTTTCCAAACGGGCCAACGCCGTCTCCAAGATCCACGAGAAAGTGGCCAACGAGATGTGGAAGAATGTGCCCGGACGCTGCGAAATCATCAGCATCACCAATGCCCAGAATATGCGCTACTGGTCCGACAAACAATTGATGAGCTGGATGCTCGAGCACGAAGACTATCAGCTGGTGGGGCGCAAAAAACACCTCAAACACCAACTCTTCGAAGAGGTGGCCGATCAGACCGGCAAGCTTTTCGATCCCGACGTGCTGACCCTGGTCTGGGCGCGGCGTTTCGCCGAGTACAAACGCCCCAAGCTCCTGATCCGGGATATGGAGCGTTTCAAGGCGCTGATCCACAACAGCGAATACCCCATCCAGATCATCTGGGCGGGCAAACCCTATCCCCTGGATCAACAAGCGATCAACGAATTCAACGACCTGGTCCGGATGAGCCGGGAATTCAAAAACGTCGCCGTGCTCACCGGGTATGAACTGCGCCTCTCCAAACTCTTGAAACAGGGTTCGGACGTCTGGCTCAATACCCCCAGATGGGGCAGGGAAGCCAGCGGCACCAGCGGAATGAGTGCCGGGATCAACGCTTCGGTGCATTTCTCCATCGACGACGGGTGGCATGCCGAGTTCGGCAAAGACGGGGTCAACTCCTTTACGATCCCCCACGCCGATCCCTCCCTCCCCGTCGAAGAGATCGATCGCATCGACTATGAGCGGATGATGGAGAAACTCGAAAAAGTGATCCTGCCCACCTATTACGATCAGCCCGACAAATGGCTCGAGATCGTCAAAAACGGAATGAACGACATCTACATCGGTTTCAACACCCAAAATATGGTAGAACGCTACTACAAAGAGCTCTATAATTACGAGCCCGAAACGGAAGGCTGA
- a CDS encoding YqhA family protein translates to MQDHPAKDDQGHQKHGPQSWIEAAFESALWSTRFFVLLAVIFSMIGGIALFIVASVDVWHVAVSVFDTYLGGIHHQNFHEKIVAELIGAVDLYLIAIVLFIFGFGLYELFISKIDVAERSAASRILEIHSLDELKDKLAKVIIMVLIVGFFKRAMHTTYGGALDMLMLAGAIFLLALAFYFMHKGDSH, encoded by the coding sequence ATGCAGGATCATCCCGCAAAAGATGATCAGGGGCACCAAAAGCACGGGCCCCAATCCTGGATCGAAGCCGCTTTCGAGAGTGCGCTTTGGAGTACGCGTTTTTTCGTACTCCTGGCTGTCATCTTCAGTATGATCGGCGGCATAGCCCTCTTCATCGTCGCCAGTGTCGATGTCTGGCATGTCGCCGTTTCGGTCTTCGATACCTATCTCGGGGGGATCCATCACCAAAATTTCCACGAAAAGATCGTCGCCGAGCTGATCGGGGCGGTAGACCTCTATCTGATCGCCATTGTGCTTTTTATCTTCGGTTTCGGTCTCTACGAGCTTTTTATTTCCAAGATCGATGTAGCCGAGCGGAGTGCCGCCAGCCGGATTCTCGAGATCCACTCCCTCGACGAGCTCAAAGACAAACTGGCCAAGGTGATCATTATGGTGCTCATCGTCGGCTTTTTCAAACGGGCGATGCACACGACCTACGGCGGAGCACTCGATATGTTGATGCTTGCCGGAGCGATCTTTTTGTTGGCGCTGGCCTTCTATTTTATGCATAAGGGAGATTCTCACTGA
- the gyrA gene encoding DNA gyrase subunit A, producing the protein MNDLFENSEGVEQVKIEESIQGSYLDYSMSVIIGRALPDARDGLKPVHRRILYAMNELGLTHRAAYKKSARIVGDVIGKYHPHGDTAVYDALVRMAQDFSMRIPLVDGQGNFGSIDGDNAAAMRYTEARMTKLAEELLRDIDKDTVDFVPNYDDSLREPDVLPSRVPNLLLNGSAGIAVGMATNIPPHRLDELIDAHLIRLENPEAEVEELMQVLKGPDFPTGGVIFGKKGIIDAYSTGRGRIKVRAKTHIEQHKNREAIVIDELPYQVNKSRLIETIAQLVRDKQIEGISEIRDESDREGIRVVIELKRDAMSDIVLNNLFKSTQMQTTFGIIMLAIVNKEPKVFTLPELLDLFINHRKTVIIRRTIFDLEKARARAHILEGLKIAVDNIDEVIKIIRASADDSEARANLMSRFDLSEIQARAILEMRLRRLTGLEIEKIESELAELRKTIEYLESILKSETMIEEIIKKELLEVKEAFSDERRTEIVDDYDDIDIEDLIPNEPMVVTITHRGYIKRVPVKQYEKQRRGGKGKTAVTTYEDDFIERFFISNTHDTLMFVTDKGQLYWLKVYRIPEGSRTAKGKAVVNLINLDKDEKIKAIIPTQDFNEDKSLVFFTRNGIVKRTNLSEYSNIRSVGVRAINLDENDELIDAKIIKPDTKWLFVVTKKGMCIRFPVSDVREIGRVARGVTAIKFKIDGDYVCGATTIENEEDEILIVSEKGMGKRTPASEYREQSRAGKGVIAMKLTPKTGDVVGVVFVEEDKDLMCLTSAGKMIRVDMQSIRRAGRATSGVKIVNVEGKDRVVSIAKCPKEEKEEEEIEAAIEAAGSKSESDTKNNEQGSLI; encoded by the coding sequence ATGAACGATCTGTTTGAAAACAGCGAAGGGGTGGAACAGGTCAAAATCGAGGAGAGTATTCAGGGGAGTTACCTGGATTACTCGATGAGTGTCATCATCGGCCGGGCTCTGCCCGATGCCCGAGACGGCCTGAAGCCGGTCCACCGCCGTATCCTCTACGCTATGAACGAGTTGGGCCTGACCCATCGGGCCGCCTATAAAAAGTCAGCCCGTATCGTCGGAGACGTGATCGGTAAGTATCACCCCCACGGTGATACCGCCGTCTATGACGCTCTGGTGCGTATGGCCCAGGATTTCAGTATGCGGATCCCTCTGGTCGACGGCCAGGGGAACTTCGGCTCCATCGACGGCGACAACGCCGCGGCGATGCGATACACCGAAGCGCGGATGACCAAGCTGGCGGAAGAGTTGCTGCGGGATATCGATAAGGATACCGTCGACTTCGTCCCCAACTACGACGACTCTCTCCGGGAGCCCGACGTACTTCCCAGCCGGGTGCCCAACCTGCTGCTCAACGGTTCGGCGGGGATCGCCGTCGGTATGGCGACCAACATCCCTCCCCATCGTCTCGACGAGCTGATCGACGCCCACCTGATCCGTCTGGAGAATCCGGAAGCCGAGGTGGAAGAGCTAATGCAGGTGCTCAAAGGGCCCGATTTCCCCACCGGCGGTGTGATCTTCGGCAAAAAAGGGATCATCGACGCCTACAGCACCGGCCGGGGGCGGATCAAAGTCCGCGCCAAGACCCATATCGAGCAGCACAAAAACCGCGAAGCGATCGTCATCGACGAGCTGCCCTACCAGGTCAACAAATCCCGCCTGATCGAAACCATCGCTCAGCTGGTGCGTGACAAGCAGATCGAGGGGATCAGCGAAATCCGGGATGAGTCGGACCGGGAGGGGATCCGGGTCGTCATCGAGCTCAAGCGCGATGCTATGAGCGACATCGTCCTCAATAACCTCTTCAAATCGACCCAGATGCAGACTACCTTCGGGATCATTATGCTGGCCATCGTCAACAAAGAGCCCAAGGTCTTCACCCTGCCCGAACTGCTGGATCTCTTCATCAACCACCGCAAGACGGTCATCATCCGGCGGACCATCTTCGATCTGGAAAAGGCGCGGGCACGAGCCCACATCCTCGAAGGCCTCAAAATCGCCGTGGACAACATCGACGAGGTGATCAAGATCATCCGCGCCAGTGCCGACGACAGCGAAGCGCGGGCGAATTTGATGAGCCGTTTCGACCTGAGCGAGATCCAGGCCCGGGCGATCCTCGAGATGCGTCTGCGCCGCCTCACCGGCCTCGAGATCGAAAAGATCGAGAGCGAGCTGGCGGAGTTGCGCAAAACCATCGAATACCTCGAAAGCATCCTCAAGAGTGAAACGATGATCGAAGAGATCATCAAAAAAGAGCTCCTGGAAGTCAAAGAGGCCTTCAGCGACGAACGGCGCACCGAGATCGTCGACGACTACGACGATATCGATATCGAAGACCTGATCCCCAACGAGCCGATGGTCGTGACGATCACCCACCGGGGCTACATCAAGCGGGTACCGGTAAAACAGTATGAGAAGCAGCGCCGCGGCGGCAAAGGGAAAACAGCCGTCACCACCTATGAAGACGACTTCATCGAGCGCTTCTTCATCTCCAACACCCACGATACGCTGATGTTCGTCACCGACAAGGGCCAGCTCTACTGGCTCAAGGTCTACCGCATCCCCGAAGGCTCCCGTACCGCCAAGGGCAAGGCGGTGGTCAACCTGATCAACCTCGACAAGGACGAGAAGATCAAGGCGATCATCCCGACCCAGGATTTCAACGAGGACAAGAGCCTGGTCTTCTTCACCCGCAACGGCATCGTCAAGCGGACCAACCTGAGCGAATACTCCAACATCCGCAGCGTGGGTGTGCGGGCCATCAACCTGGACGAGAACGACGAGCTGATCGACGCCAAGATCATCAAGCCCGATACCAAGTGGCTCTTCGTCGTCACCAAGAAGGGAATGTGTATCCGCTTCCCCGTCAGCGACGTGAGGGAGATCGGACGGGTTGCCCGAGGAGTCACCGCCATCAAGTTCAAGATTGACGGCGACTATGTCTGCGGGGCAACCACCATCGAGAACGAAGAGGACGAGATCCTCATCGTCAGTGAAAAGGGGATGGGCAAACGGACACCCGCCAGCGAATACCGTGAGCAGAGCCGTGCCGGCAAAGGGGTCATCGCTATGAAGCTCACTCCCAAGACGGGTGATGTCGTCGGGGTGGTCTTCGTCGAAGAGGACAAGGACCTGATGTGCCTCACCAGCGCGGGCAAGATGATCCGGGTCGATATGCAGTCGATCCGCAGGGCCGGCCGGGCCACCTCCGGGGTTAAGATCGTCAATGTCGAGGGCAAAGACCGGGTGGTCAGCATCGCCAAATGCCCCAAAGAAGAGAAAGAGGAAGAGGAGATCGAGGCGGCCATCGAAGCGGCCGGGTCGAAATCGGAAAGCGACACCAAAAACAATGAACAAGGAAGCCTGATATGA